One segment of Manihot esculenta cultivar AM560-2 chromosome 4, M.esculenta_v8, whole genome shotgun sequence DNA contains the following:
- the LOC110613285 gene encoding GEM-like protein 4 — protein MKNLSQEQVIGVPIISAAKPVQKMPRLLLENDSECYVPTPANKSLTIKQDKLDSVLKRMNKLGKKADKFAHGIREHVRLGSKITETLKGKLSMGARILQVGGVKKVFRQLFTVREGEKLLKACQCYLSTTAGPIAGMLFMSTDKIAFCSERSIKFSSPEGKVARVHYKVLIPLRKIKTANQSENVKKPSQKYIEIVTVDDFDFWFMGFLNYQKALKCLQQAISQAWMYTSHPNVI, from the exons ATGAAGAATTTGTCTCAGGAACAGGTTATTGGAGTCCCAATCATATCAGCAGCAAAACCAGTTCAGAAAATGCCAAGACTTTTACTTGAAAATGATTCGGAATGCTATGTTCCAACTCCTGCAAATAAATCTCTCACGATCAAGCAAG ATAAACTAGACTCGGTGCTTAAAAGAATGAACAAGCTAGGTAAAAAGGCTGACAAATTTGCTCATGGAATCAGAGAGCACG TCAGACTGGGAAGCAAGATTACTGAAACTTTGAAGGGGAAGCTCAGCATGGGAGCTAGAATTCTTCAAGTAGGAGGAGTGAAGAAAGTTTTTAGACAGTTATTCACTGTTAGAGAAGGAGAGAAATTGTTAAAGGCTTGTCAATGTTATTTGTCAACAACAGCAGGCCCTATCGCAGGAATGCTCTTTATGTCTACTGACAAGATAGCCTTTTGCAGTGAGAGATCAATTAAGTTTTCTTCTCCAGAAGGAAAAGTGGCTAGAGTCCATTACAAG GTCTTGATTCCACTAAGAAAGATAAAGACGGCAAACCAAAGTGAAAATGTGAAGAAGCCATCACAAAAATACATAGAAATAGTGACTGTTGATGACTTCGATTTCTGGTTTATGGGTTTCTTAAATTATCAGAAAGCTTTGAAGTGTCTTCAGCAAGCAATTTCTCAAGCTTGGATGTATACAAGTCACCCAAATGTGATCTAA